The Lycium ferocissimum isolate CSIRO_LF1 chromosome 1, AGI_CSIRO_Lferr_CH_V1, whole genome shotgun sequence genome includes a region encoding these proteins:
- the LOC132059708 gene encoding F-box protein PP2-A12-like isoform X2 has protein sequence MGVSFSLLIPPISATPPPCPGIVDLPENCVASIMTYLDPPEICKLSMLNRNFRIAGYADCIWESKLPTNYELIIERLFENFDENLCKRDIFALLCRPILLDGGSKKVWLDKRTGRVCLSISSKGLAITGVDDRRYWSRIETAESRDTSLFGFGTGYGLLDSHRQSYNLSIIRYKAIWNQKACDSVRVRIT, from the exons ATGGGTGTTTCATTTTCCCTCCTTATTCCACCTATCTCCGCCACTCCACCGCCGTGTCCCGGCATCGTTGACTTGCCGGAAAATTGCGTGGCATCAATTATGACATATTTAGATCCACCGGAGATATGTAAACTTTCGATGTTAAATCGAAATTTTCGGATAGCTGGTTATGCTGATTGTATATGGGAATCAAAATTGCCTACAAATTATGAGTTAATTATTGAGagattatttgaaaattttgatgagaatttgTGTAAAAGAGATATTTTTGCCTTGCTTTGTCGACCCATTTTGCTAGATGGGGGCTCAAAG AAGGTTTGGTTAGATAAGCGTACGGGTAGAGTTTGTCTGTCAATATCTTCTAAAGGCTTGGCCATAACAGGCGTTGATGATAGGAGATATTGGAGTCGTATTGAAACAGCTGAATCAAG gGACACTTCTTTATTTGGGTTTGGAACCGGCTACGGTTTGCTGGACTCACATAGACAGAGTTACAACTTATCAATTATCAG ATACAAGGCTATTTGGAATCAGAAGGCCTGTGACTCTGTGAGGGTTAGAATCACATAA